The following coding sequences are from one Arachis hypogaea cultivar Tifrunner chromosome 7, arahy.Tifrunner.gnm2.J5K5, whole genome shotgun sequence window:
- the LOC112703275 gene encoding ribosome biogenesis regulatory protein homolog: MEVENQEPKHLEVDLGHLMATDLHHVFPSDPTPSREDLISQCLQKGTELVQAIADSLFTLPSTEDVDGPLVKLPPPLTKLPRQKPLPKPKPPTKWEQFAKKKGIQKRKKDKIAYDEQTGTWKRTYGYDRANDEDAVPIIEAKPNDDPEEDPFAKRKENKKKRVEKQENNRLQNLKQAAKFGALPSHVQLAATALPITGTQAAPKKVTKDELGNIAGTVATSTASGGKFDKRLAGEKPAQHKGKYRKFLPVVEGKGIGSQEKEQTEKILNKIMSKHSHDILNVDKAVSMHTVKKEKKRRFEKAKASATDSKLKTQKKSFKKGSFKKGKAKGK; this comes from the exons ATGGAGGTAGAGAATCAAGAACCGAAGCACTTGGAGGTAGACCTGGGCCACCTTATGGCCACGGACCTTCATCACGTGTTTCCTTCTGACCCTACTCCTTCAAGGGAAGACCTAATCAGCCAGTGTCTCCAGAAAGGCACTGAGTTGGTTCAAGCCATCGCCGATTCCCTCTTCACCCTGCCTTCCACCGAAGACGTCGACGGTCCCCTCGTCAAGTTGCCTCCCCCACTCACCAAATTGCCCAGACAGAAACCG CTGCCTAAGCCCAAACCTCCTACCAAGTGGGAGCAATTTGCCAAAAAGAAAG GAATACAGAAGCGAAAGAAAGACAAAATTGCATATGACGAACAAACTGGAACCTGGAAACGTACATATGGATATGATCGTGCGAATGATGAAGATGCTGTGCCTATTATTGAGGCAAAACCCAATGATG ATCCAGAAGAGGACCCTTTTGCCAAAAGAAaggaaaacaagaagaaaagagttGAAAAACAGGAGAATAACAGACTGCAGAACTTGAAACAAGCTGCCAAATTTGGTGCTCTGCCAAG CCATGTTCAATTGGCTGCTACAGCTTTGCCTATAACAGGAACACAGGCAGCACCTAAGAAAGTAACTAAGGATGAATTAGGTAATATAGCTGGAACTGTAGCAACTTCAACAGCCAGTGGTGGCAAATTCGACAAAAGGTTGGCTGGTGAAAAGCCTGCTCAGCATAAAGGAAAATATCGAAAG TTCCTGCCAGTTGTGGAAGGAAAAGGGATAGGATCGCAGGAGAAGGAGCAAACCgaaaaaatattgaataagaTTATGTCAAAGCATTCCCATGATATACTCAACGTTGACAAG GCTGTCTCGATGCACACggtgaaaaaagagaaaaaacgaaGGTTTGAGAAAGCAAAGGCTTCAGCTACGGACAGCAAATTGAAAACGCAGAAAAAGTCTTTTAAAAAGGGAAGTtttaagaaagggaaagcaaaaggAAAGTAG